A section of the Roseivirga sp. BDSF3-8 genome encodes:
- a CDS encoding helix-turn-helix domain-containing protein: MTRKKTPYAVTFRYGRKLIPKNQREMAALMGCNQSTISRIERGQIIPRQDLLAKLSELTGEPVDVLVQKSVSAIRAYAPSYTCGLISQVA, encoded by the coding sequence ATGACAAGAAAGAAAACCCCCTACGCAGTAACTTTCCGGTATGGAAGGAAGCTAATACCAAAAAACCAGCGTGAGATGGCGGCTCTTATGGGCTGCAACCAATCAACGATCAGCCGTATAGAACGCGGGCAGATTATACCACGCCAGGACTTACTGGCTAAACTCTCGGAGCTAACCGGCGAACCTGTAGATGTATTGGTGCAAAAAAGCGTCAGTGCGATAAGGGCCTATGCGCCCTCCTATACCTGCGGCCTTATAAGTCAGGTGGCTTAG
- a CDS encoding ATP-binding protein encodes MGEYARIKEELAGRIDDHENEEINIPKILSGLVDDLEQRARNHLKRITNVLPEFDIHDERHSEKVIANIADLLTDNNIKKLSAYELFHLHMSAFFHDCAMAPSDWEIETMKLTEGTEDYRVHENSIANDLKEAFKRSQAVKFIKDNKEKIYGAFDGDVKKWMFSPATEKDLIEYLSGMLIEYQEFRNGFAEELRRVENEKAFDSLNNYIRTDYIRATHHLRIEAYVHNLEDKFAEAFPQETWGKQLAKHLAVVCRSHGEDIAYVQDLKQAVQYYGTEQTNLQLMGMLLRLGDIIHFSFDRAPVELRASRKFKSGYSQLQWAIKDNGVNYSIENGTVTFRAYCEEPKLYFNLHQYLDWVELEIQNYYKLERQWSNKYKASIPNLEEKVDRSNINHDENEFLPKRGLSFTLNQKRIIELLMGVGLYKDKFACLRELYQNSLDACRCMIAEAKTLELEAKGTIEFGLEHTDDGTYLYCLDNGIGMTKDIIENYLLRIGNSYYKSPDFYKKQANWDGAFTPTSQFGIGILSCFMIGDRIEITTKTRTGEHISCVIDGPHENFYYRKAREEDKELLKSSGTIIKIRIDTNSIDIHDEQLEHPVLINLFPPGYHVFSDEEVGIFSGIENNIHHIVQSFIKIISPNLIVQTKTKNGNQIKINSNPGLPTKDELAFIQENNIDISVFLERVQGINNLTLTNNPNIGYTAYTRKINHGSVDFHMCIGLPLPGTDAREVLNFQKLFYRNYKLCVDGVDIDTGEYVGHTDYYEFLTSMGVINFIGENKPPISVDRATITKLPDEFHDIFKEISNEVIKIIIDISLDHIRNNEFTVDEEHNLWKIVAEKLLFDRMNMVSHLATSGFGDYYWPALTNELGENLTVKEIVARDDLHIKNHANKPYDFITGSIILYKALKSQRIVIRDYNSLSLYSSNNELPDLPVEAFKYDFYYSMFIACELDKPYSEFDIISKLYGYVSLSLFDYVRADHKEGVVKLSERHIDSTFLYELNASSIHPDYNINRNYGSPEFYTFSRTPNTINLSRILSKTNIMVLVFVPATEIDNPHLTQLNHIKINDPVYYEGIMTGWSILITGMKKDNHVFLPGLRTRAELVAELSDEFWEAYANETFTFTDGTPMVKGMGANPE; translated from the coding sequence ATGGGAGAATACGCTCGAATAAAAGAAGAACTTGCGGGAAGAATTGACGATCACGAAAATGAAGAAATTAACATACCTAAAATACTAAGTGGGTTGGTGGATGACCTGGAGCAAAGGGCGCGAAACCACCTGAAGAGAATTACAAACGTACTTCCGGAATTTGATATTCACGATGAGCGACACAGCGAAAAGGTAATAGCCAATATAGCGGACTTGCTTACCGATAATAATATAAAGAAGCTATCTGCCTACGAGCTTTTTCACCTGCATATGTCCGCCTTCTTTCATGACTGTGCCATGGCCCCCTCTGACTGGGAGATCGAAACAATGAAATTGACCGAAGGGACGGAAGACTATAGGGTACATGAGAATTCTATTGCTAACGACCTGAAGGAGGCCTTTAAACGATCACAGGCCGTAAAGTTTATCAAGGATAATAAGGAGAAAATTTATGGTGCCTTTGATGGGGACGTAAAAAAATGGATGTTTTCTCCGGCTACGGAAAAGGATCTTATTGAATACCTCTCCGGGATGCTCATCGAATACCAGGAGTTCCGGAATGGCTTTGCCGAAGAACTACGCAGGGTAGAGAATGAAAAAGCTTTTGATAGCCTGAATAACTACATCAGAACCGATTATATCAGGGCCACGCACCACCTGCGTATAGAAGCCTACGTCCATAACCTGGAAGATAAATTTGCTGAGGCCTTCCCCCAGGAAACATGGGGGAAGCAACTCGCCAAACACCTGGCCGTTGTGTGCCGGTCACACGGTGAAGATATAGCGTATGTGCAGGACCTGAAGCAGGCTGTGCAGTACTATGGTACCGAACAGACGAACCTGCAGCTTATGGGCATGCTGCTCAGGTTGGGCGATATCATCCATTTTAGCTTTGACCGCGCACCGGTAGAGCTGCGCGCCTCCCGTAAGTTTAAATCCGGTTACAGCCAACTGCAGTGGGCCATTAAAGACAATGGGGTCAATTACTCTATCGAAAACGGTACGGTTACGTTCCGGGCCTATTGTGAAGAGCCCAAGCTGTATTTTAACCTGCACCAGTACCTGGACTGGGTAGAGCTTGAGATACAAAACTACTACAAGCTGGAAAGGCAGTGGAGTAACAAGTATAAAGCCTCCATACCTAACCTGGAGGAGAAGGTAGACCGGAGTAATATAAACCATGATGAAAATGAGTTTCTGCCGAAGCGGGGGCTGAGCTTTACGCTAAACCAGAAAAGGATTATAGAGCTGCTGATGGGAGTGGGCCTGTATAAAGATAAGTTTGCCTGCCTGCGTGAGCTATACCAGAACTCTCTGGATGCCTGCCGCTGCATGATTGCAGAGGCTAAAACGTTGGAGCTGGAAGCCAAAGGCACTATTGAATTCGGTCTGGAACATACTGATGACGGCACCTACCTGTATTGTCTGGATAATGGTATTGGCATGACCAAAGATATTATCGAAAACTATTTATTACGAATCGGTAACTCCTACTATAAGTCTCCGGACTTTTATAAAAAGCAAGCCAACTGGGACGGGGCCTTCACACCTACTTCTCAGTTTGGCATCGGCATTTTGTCCTGTTTTATGATAGGCGACAGAATAGAGATAACGACTAAAACCCGTACAGGAGAGCATATCTCCTGTGTGATAGATGGGCCTCATGAAAATTTTTATTACCGCAAAGCCAGGGAGGAAGACAAAGAGCTATTGAAGAGCTCAGGAACGATCATTAAAATAAGAATTGATACTAATAGTATAGACATCCATGACGAACAGCTAGAACACCCTGTTCTGATAAACCTATTCCCACCCGGTTATCATGTATTTAGTGATGAAGAGGTTGGAATATTCTCTGGTATTGAGAATAATATTCACCACATCGTTCAGAGTTTCATCAAAATCATTTCTCCCAACCTTATTGTTCAAACAAAAACCAAAAATGGCAATCAAATCAAGATAAATAGCAACCCAGGCCTCCCAACTAAAGATGAACTGGCATTTATACAAGAAAATAATATTGATATATCTGTCTTTTTAGAAAGGGTTCAGGGAATTAACAATCTAACACTTACTAATAATCCAAATATCGGTTACACAGCTTATACCAGAAAGATTAATCACGGATCAGTAGATTTTCATATGTGCATTGGGTTACCCCTACCAGGCACCGATGCACGGGAAGTTTTAAACTTCCAAAAATTATTTTATAGAAACTATAAACTCTGTGTAGACGGGGTTGATATCGATACAGGGGAGTATGTTGGTCATACTGATTACTACGAATTCCTTACTTCTATGGGAGTGATCAATTTCATTGGTGAAAATAAGCCTCCTATTAGTGTAGATAGGGCAACCATAACAAAATTACCAGATGAGTTTCATGATATTTTTAAAGAAATAAGTAATGAGGTAATTAAAATCATTATCGATATTTCATTAGATCACATAAGGAATAACGAGTTTACAGTTGATGAGGAGCACAATCTATGGAAAATTGTAGCAGAGAAACTTTTATTTGATAGGATGAACATGGTCTCTCATTTAGCCACTTCAGGTTTTGGTGATTATTATTGGCCCGCTTTGACAAATGAATTAGGTGAGAATTTAACTGTAAAAGAAATTGTAGCACGCGATGATTTACACATAAAAAATCACGCAAACAAGCCGTATGATTTTATTACTGGAAGTATAATACTCTATAAGGCCTTAAAATCACAAAGAATAGTAATAAGGGACTATAACAGCTTATCACTTTACTCTAGCAACAACGAACTACCTGATTTACCGGTAGAGGCTTTTAAATATGACTTCTATTACTCAATGTTTATCGCATGCGAACTTGATAAGCCTTACTCAGAATTTGATATAATTAGTAAACTCTATGGGTATGTTTCTCTAAGCTTGTTTGATTATGTAAGAGCAGACCATAAGGAGGGAGTAGTTAAATTAAGTGAAAGGCATATTGACAGCACCTTTTTATATGAGTTGAATGCTTCATCAATTCATCCTGATTATAACATTAACCGAAACTATGGATCGCCAGAGTTCTATACTTTTTCGCGTACACCTAATACAATTAATTTATCTAGAATTTTATCAAAGACTAACATAATGGTATTAGTTTTTGTGCCCGCAACCGAAATAGACAACCCCCATCTAACTCAACTTAATCATATAAAAATAAACGACCCTGTTTATTACGAAGGCATAATGACAGGCTGGAGCATACTTATAACAGGGATGAAAAAAGATAACCATGTCTTTCTCCCCGGCCTACGAACGCGCGCAGAGCTTGTAGCCGAGCTATCTGATGAGTTTTGGGAGGCGTACGCTAATGAAACGTTTACTTTTACGGATGGCACGCCAATGGTAAAGGGTATGGGGGCTAATCCGGAGTAG
- a CDS encoding helix-turn-helix transcriptional regulator, producing the protein MNAVHYPSLFKYARQSMGLNQREMAERLRVHQSTISKIESGRHCPHRGTMMGLARLTGLSVQVLKERAASHTRQQESNRTGRANRPAIRYKPTDLQVARFRQSELCNKLKTTLYLKEKALQKLQAQRYMHDLAEENALQTLREAQEVTAHLQRTQAPPALLATALKTGQDAASHLALLRKKAIRIPTGYKILLMEADIKQLKARVEVLMVNG; encoded by the coding sequence ATGAACGCAGTACACTACCCCAGCTTATTCAAATACGCACGCCAGAGTATGGGCCTGAACCAGAGGGAGATGGCTGAGCGCCTGCGGGTACACCAAAGCACAATAAGTAAGATAGAAAGCGGCAGGCACTGTCCGCACCGGGGTACCATGATGGGCCTGGCGCGCCTGACGGGCCTCTCCGTGCAGGTACTTAAGGAAAGGGCAGCAAGCCATACCCGACAGCAGGAATCAAACAGAACGGGCAGGGCCAATCGCCCGGCTATCAGGTACAAACCTACCGACCTGCAGGTGGCGCGTTTTCGCCAAAGTGAGCTATGTAACAAGCTGAAAACGACCCTGTACCTGAAAGAAAAAGCCCTGCAAAAGCTACAGGCTCAACGCTACATGCACGACCTGGCAGAGGAAAACGCACTGCAAACACTCAGGGAAGCTCAAGAAGTGACCGCGCACCTGCAACGTACGCAGGCCCCACCCGCCCTGCTGGCCACAGCCCTCAAAACAGGACAGGATGCCGCCAGCCACCTGGCACTACTCCGCAAAAAAGCGATACGAATACCTACAGGCTACAAAATATTGCTAATGGAGGCTGACATAAAACAGCTAAAAGCGCGAGTAGAGGTGTTAATGGTTAATGGTTAA
- a CDS encoding N-6 DNA methylase encodes MDHAVHNKLVSFIWSIADDCLRDVYVRGKYRDVILPMVVLRRLDALLEPTKQEVLEEVAFHRENDMMDVITTETMKDHTGYVFYNTSEWTLKRLQTTATNNQQLLEANFTTYLNGFSDNVKEIIDKFHLRAQVRHMANKDVLLDVVEKFNSPYINLTPDEKEDPDGRRLPGLSNLGMGYVFEELIRKFNEENNEEAGEHFTPREVIDLMTHLVFEPVMDNLPSVMTIYDPACGSGGMLTESQNFIKDPEGQIRATGSVYLYGKEINDETYAICKSDMMIKGNNPENIRNGSTLSVDEFAGKNFDFMLSNPPYGKSWSSEQKYIKDGKDVIDQRFQVNLKNYWQEENTEDATPRSSDGQLLFLMEMVSKMKPHHISPYGSRIASVHNGSSLFTGDAGGGESNIRRYIIESDWLEAIIQMPNNLFYNTGITTYIWLLSNNKTAARKGKVQLIDASQLYRKLRKNLGNKNCEFAPEHIREIMDVYRSMDTVERQGEEGIASQVFDNADFGYYKVTIERPKRLKAQFTDERIEALHFDKRLREPMQYAWDTWGEKVYTDLDSLEQPLLAWCEEQELNLNNKQRKQLMLPKTWQEPRQLVEDARLMQQKLGTGLFTDANKLADLMDEVTKLGAREKKMILDAVSWYDPEAEKVVKKRHKLKGEKLDKLLAQLDCTPEQLPHYGYYPTGKAGEYTEYETESDLRDTENVPLKDEIYPYFLREVLPHVPEAWIKGDAHKIGYEISFNKYFYRHQPLRSLQEVTADILQLEQESEGLIKDILSLD; translated from the coding sequence ATGGATCACGCTGTACATAATAAACTTGTTTCTTTTATCTGGTCTATTGCAGATGACTGCCTGCGAGACGTTTACGTGCGCGGTAAGTACCGTGATGTGATACTGCCCATGGTGGTGCTGCGCAGGCTGGATGCCCTGCTGGAGCCTACCAAGCAGGAGGTGCTGGAGGAAGTCGCCTTTCACCGGGAGAATGACATGATGGACGTCATCACCACCGAAACCATGAAAGACCATACGGGCTACGTATTTTACAATACCAGCGAGTGGACCCTGAAGCGGCTGCAGACTACGGCTACCAACAACCAGCAGTTGCTCGAGGCCAACTTTACCACCTACCTCAACGGCTTTAGCGATAACGTAAAGGAGATCATAGACAAGTTTCACCTGCGCGCCCAAGTGCGGCACATGGCCAATAAAGACGTGCTGCTGGACGTGGTGGAGAAGTTTAACAGCCCCTACATAAACCTGACGCCGGATGAGAAGGAAGACCCCGACGGCCGCAGGCTGCCTGGCCTCAGCAACCTGGGCATGGGCTACGTGTTTGAGGAGCTCATCCGCAAGTTTAACGAAGAGAACAACGAGGAGGCCGGGGAGCACTTTACCCCCCGTGAGGTCATAGACCTGATGACCCACCTGGTATTTGAGCCCGTTATGGACAACCTGCCCTCCGTGATGACCATATACGACCCCGCCTGCGGCAGCGGCGGCATGCTTACCGAGTCGCAAAACTTTATAAAAGACCCCGAAGGGCAGATCCGCGCCACCGGCTCCGTGTACCTCTACGGCAAGGAGATCAACGACGAGACCTACGCCATATGTAAGTCCGATATGATGATCAAGGGCAACAACCCCGAAAACATCCGCAACGGCTCTACCCTGAGCGTAGACGAATTTGCCGGTAAAAACTTCGACTTTATGCTGAGCAACCCGCCCTACGGCAAAAGCTGGAGCAGCGAGCAGAAGTACATCAAAGACGGCAAAGACGTGATAGACCAGCGCTTTCAGGTGAACCTGAAAAACTACTGGCAGGAAGAAAACACGGAAGACGCCACCCCCCGCAGCAGCGACGGCCAGCTCCTGTTCCTTATGGAGATGGTGAGCAAGATGAAGCCCCACCACATAAGCCCCTACGGCTCGCGCATAGCCAGCGTACACAACGGCAGCAGCCTCTTTACCGGCGATGCCGGGGGAGGGGAGAGCAACATCCGCCGCTACATTATAGAAAGTGACTGGCTCGAGGCCATCATCCAGATGCCCAATAACCTCTTTTACAATACCGGCATCACCACCTACATATGGCTGCTGAGCAATAACAAAACCGCCGCGCGCAAGGGCAAAGTGCAGCTTATAGACGCCAGCCAGCTCTACCGCAAGCTGCGCAAAAACCTCGGCAACAAAAACTGCGAGTTTGCCCCCGAGCACATCCGCGAGATCATGGACGTGTACCGCAGCATGGACACCGTGGAGCGCCAGGGCGAAGAAGGCATAGCCAGCCAGGTGTTTGACAATGCCGACTTTGGCTACTACAAAGTGACCATAGAGCGGCCCAAACGCCTGAAGGCGCAGTTTACCGACGAGCGCATAGAGGCCCTGCACTTCGATAAGCGCCTGCGCGAACCCATGCAGTACGCCTGGGACACCTGGGGCGAAAAGGTATATACCGACCTGGACAGCCTGGAGCAGCCCCTGCTCGCCTGGTGCGAAGAGCAGGAACTGAACCTGAACAACAAGCAGCGCAAGCAACTGATGCTGCCCAAAACCTGGCAGGAGCCCCGCCAACTGGTAGAGGATGCCCGCCTCATGCAGCAAAAGCTCGGCACCGGCCTCTTTACCGATGCCAACAAGCTGGCCGACCTGATGGACGAGGTGACCAAACTCGGTGCCCGCGAAAAGAAAATGATACTGGATGCCGTAAGCTGGTACGACCCCGAAGCCGAAAAGGTGGTAAAGAAGCGGCATAAGCTCAAAGGCGAAAAGCTGGACAAGCTGCTGGCCCAACTGGACTGCACCCCCGAGCAACTGCCCCACTACGGCTATTACCCCACCGGCAAGGCGGGCGAGTACACAGAGTACGAAACCGAAAGCGACCTGCGCGACACCGAAAACGTACCCCTGAAAGACGAGATATACCCCTACTTCCTGCGCGAAGTGCTGCCCCACGTGCCCGAAGCCTGGATAAAAGGCGACGCCCACAAAATCGGCTACGAAATCAGCTTCAACAAGTACTTCTACCGCCACCAGCCCCTCCGCAGCCTCCAGGAAGTAACGGCAGACATCCTCCAACTCGAACAGGAGAGCGAAGGCCTCATCAAAGATATCCTATCGCTGGACTAA